A single region of the Gorilla gorilla gorilla isolate KB3781 chromosome 1, NHGRI_mGorGor1-v2.1_pri, whole genome shotgun sequence genome encodes:
- the TRIM63 gene encoding E3 ubiquitin-protein ligase TRIM63 isoform X1 translates to MPQVISGGGRDRREKPDPWGWSQVLVARGPELWEEGVREAVGSRGIFPFEAVPYNMGAEGAPTPRERKGAANPYWTSRGSSVSMSGGRFRCPTCRHEVIMDRHGVYGLQRNLLVENIIDIYKQECSSRPLQKGSHPMCKEHEDEKINIYCLTCEVPTCSMCKVFGIHKACEVAPLQSVFQGQKTELNNCISMLVAGNDRVQTIITQLEDSRRVTKENSHQVKEELSQKFDTLYAILDEKKSELLQRITQEQEEKLSFIEALIQQYQEQLDKSTKLVETAIQSLDEPGGATFLLTAKQLIKSIVEASKGCQLGKTEQGFENMDCFTLDLEHIADALRAIDFGTDEEEEEFIEEEDQEEEESTEGKEEGHQ, encoded by the exons ATGCCTCAAGTGATAAGCGGGGGAGGCAGGGACAGGAGAGAGAAACCAGACCCCTGGGGCTGGAGCCAGGTCCTGGTGGCAAGAggcccagagctttgggaggagGGTGTCAGGGAGGCAGTGGGCAGTAGAGGCATCTTCCCTTTTGAGGCTGTTCCCTACAATATGGGGGCAGAAGGGGCTCCAACTCCCCGAGAAAGGAAGGGG GCTGCAAATCCCTACTGGACCAGCCGGGGCAGCTCAGTGTCCATGTCTGGAGGCCGTTTCCGCTGCCCCACCTGCCGCCACGAGGTGATCATGGATCGTCACGGAGTGTACGGCCTGCAGAGGAACCTGCTGGTGGAGAACATCATCGACATCTACAAACAGGAGTGCTCCAG TCGGCCGCTGCAGAAGGGCAGTCACCCCATGTGCAAGGAGCACGAAGATGAGAAAATCAACATCTACTGTCTCACGTGTGAGGTGCCCACCTGCTCCATGTGCAAGGTGTTTGGGATCCACAAGGCCTGCGAGGTGGCCCCATTGCAGAGTGTCTTCCAGGGACAAAAG ACTGAACTGAATAACTGTATCTCCATGCTGGTGGCGGGGAATGACCGTGTGCAGACCATCATCACTCAGCTGGAGGATTCCCGTCGAGTGACCAAG GAGAACAGTCACCAGGTAAAGGAAGAGCTGAGCCAGAAGTTTGACACATTGTATGCCATCCTGGATGAGAAGAAAAGTGAGTTGCTGCAGCGGATCAcgcaggagcaggaggaaaagCTTAGCTTCATCGAGGCCCTCATCCAGCAGTACCAGGAGCAGCTGGACAAGTCCACAAAGCTGGTGGAGACTGCCATCCAGTCCCTGGACGAGCCTGGGGGAGCCACCTTCCTCTTG ACTGCCAAGCAACTCATCAAAAG CATTGTGGAAGCTTCCAAGGGCTGCCAGCTGGGGAAGACAGAGCAGGGCTTTGAGAACATGGACTGCTTTACTTTGGATTTAGAGCACATAGCAGACGCCCTGAGAGCCATTGACTTTGGGACAG
- the TRIM63 gene encoding E3 ubiquitin-protein ligase TRIM63 isoform X2 — MDYKSSLIQDGNPMENLEKQLICPICLEMFTKPVVILPCQHNLCRKCANDIFQAANPYWTSRGSSVSMSGGRFRCPTCRHEVIMDRHGVYGLQRNLLVENIIDIYKQECSSRPLQKGSHPMCKEHEDEKINIYCLTCEVPTCSMCKVFGIHKACEVAPLQSVFQGQKTELNNCISMLVAGNDRVQTIITQLEDSRRVTKENSHQVKEELSQKFDTLYAILDEKKSELLQRITQEQEEKLSFIEALIQQYQEQLDKSTKLVETAIQSLDEPGGATFLLTAKQLIKSIVEASKGCQLGKTEQGFENMDCFTLDLEHIADALRAIDFGTDEEEEEFIEEEDQEEEESTEGKEEGHQ; from the exons ATGGATTATAAGTCAAGCCTGATCCAGGATGGGAATCCCATGGAGAACTTGGAGAAGCAGCTGATCTGCCCTATCTGCCTGGAGATGTTTACCAAGCCAGTGGTCATCTTGCCGTGCCAGCACAACCTGTGCCGGAAGTGTGCCAATGACATCTTCCAG GCTGCAAATCCCTACTGGACCAGCCGGGGCAGCTCAGTGTCCATGTCTGGAGGCCGTTTCCGCTGCCCCACCTGCCGCCACGAGGTGATCATGGATCGTCACGGAGTGTACGGCCTGCAGAGGAACCTGCTGGTGGAGAACATCATCGACATCTACAAACAGGAGTGCTCCAG TCGGCCGCTGCAGAAGGGCAGTCACCCCATGTGCAAGGAGCACGAAGATGAGAAAATCAACATCTACTGTCTCACGTGTGAGGTGCCCACCTGCTCCATGTGCAAGGTGTTTGGGATCCACAAGGCCTGCGAGGTGGCCCCATTGCAGAGTGTCTTCCAGGGACAAAAG ACTGAACTGAATAACTGTATCTCCATGCTGGTGGCGGGGAATGACCGTGTGCAGACCATCATCACTCAGCTGGAGGATTCCCGTCGAGTGACCAAG GAGAACAGTCACCAGGTAAAGGAAGAGCTGAGCCAGAAGTTTGACACATTGTATGCCATCCTGGATGAGAAGAAAAGTGAGTTGCTGCAGCGGATCAcgcaggagcaggaggaaaagCTTAGCTTCATCGAGGCCCTCATCCAGCAGTACCAGGAGCAGCTGGACAAGTCCACAAAGCTGGTGGAGACTGCCATCCAGTCCCTGGACGAGCCTGGGGGAGCCACCTTCCTCTTG ACTGCCAAGCAACTCATCAAAAG CATTGTGGAAGCTTCCAAGGGCTGCCAGCTGGGGAAGACAGAGCAGGGCTTTGAGAACATGGACTGCTTTACTTTGGATTTAGAGCACATAGCAGACGCCCTGAGAGCCATTGACTTTGGGACAG